In Aegilops tauschii subsp. strangulata cultivar AL8/78 chromosome 3, Aet v6.0, whole genome shotgun sequence, one genomic interval encodes:
- the LOC109738994 gene encoding F-box protein At1g47340-like — protein MSETTAVPLSNDTIFDILCRTPFRSVCRFRCVSRGWRDLISAPDFAAAHRSRHGPLLVDTGYFPQEKPAAGRDMRLMDMEGNVIRVIRVVGGFGITCSSSLDDLIALSRGPSNGIHVVDPATGEVLLTCPPMEVKTLEVHPFIAMARYEIYGFGRAISSDEYKVVRIAKDKRTCEVLTLGDDPSSAWRRTLPPPISVPTDVGSPVAVNGIMYFLADETRETLLCFDIESEQWKANMIKGPRKGNPLEMRRKTAAICISELNGALCMVIAEKQDSRSTNIWTLDDSGKINWIKAYSIPMTPYTSRYMPLMVMPGGGKLLLQCHGPAQSVILQIYDPRTNTSTHVMKAPKQLGDRIAICNFRFHRRVSANN, from the coding sequence ATGTCGGAGACCACCGCCGTGCCGTTATCGAACGACACCATCTTCGACATCCTCTGCCGGACGCCGTTTAGGTCCGTCTGCCGATTCCGATGCGTCTCAAGGGGGTGGCGCGACCTCATCTCCGCCCCGGACTTCGCCGCGGCGCACAGGTCCCGCCACGGCCCGCTCCTCGTCGACACCGGCTACTTTCCACAAGAAAAACCCGCCGCAGGCCGTGATATGCGTCTCATGGACATGGAAGGCAACGTCATCAGAGTCATCAGGGTCGTCGGAGGTTTTGGGATCACGTGCTCGTCGAGCCTCGACGACCTCATCGCCCTCAGCCGCGGTCCGTCAAACGGCATCCATGTAGTAGATCCGGCCACCGGGGAGGTTCTCCTGACCTGCCCACCAATGGAGGTGAAGACACTCGAAGTGCATCCATTCATTGCCATGGCTCGCTATGAAATCTATGGCTTCGGCCGTGCCATTTCGTCTGATGAATACAAGGTGGTCCGCATTGCCAAGGACAAAAGAACTTGTGAGGTCCTCACTTTAGGAGACGACCCATCATCAGCCTGGAGGCGGACGCTGCCGCCTCCGATCAGTGTGCCCACTGATGTGGGTTCCCCGGTCGCTGTCAATGGCATTATGTACTTCTTGGCAGATGAGACGCGTGAAACCTTGTTGTGCTTCGACATCGAGAGCGAGCAATGGAAGGCCAACATGATTAAAGGGCCACGGAAAGGCAATCCCCTAGAGATGCGGAGGAAAACAGCAGCAATCTGTATAAGCGAGCTCAACGGCGCTCTGTGCATGGTTATAGCCGAAAAACAAGACAGTCGAAGCACAAACATATGGACACTGGATGACTCTGGTAAGATCAACTGGATCAAGGCCTATTCGATCCCAATGACCCCATATACTAGTCGTTATATGCCGCTGATGGTGATGCCTGGAGGTGGGAAGCTTCTACTGCAATGCCATGGTCCTGCCCAATCAGTGATACTTCAAATTTACGATCCTCGCACCAATACAAGCACGCATGTTATGAAGGCACCAAAACAGCTTGGAGATAGAATTGCCATTTGCAACTTTCGCTTCCATCGTCGTGTCTCGGCCAATAATTAA
- the LOC141042675 gene encoding uncharacterized protein — protein MAVLVGQQEWTEETKLGVMGNYDKTETHWGLGFRDLEIFNLALLRQAWRLLTGDTSLSARILKVAYFPSCSLFDVELGSRPSQIWRSILDGRDILPQGVIRRTGDGKTTEIWSQNWIPRDSFKRPITSLLPNPPMMVAHLIVASSASWKEDLVWVTFTHFDAEEILRIPLCTRIVDDFWAWHEESRGGFSVRLPYRMILRTKLNREAWLNEEEGPSSDQQEQNKWSRIWHIKVPSKLRMFVWRLARQSMPTGDLLKHRNMVTEDTCLSCGAMDTWRHALLTCPMSSSVWALAPEELVQHLVERQEINPKEWLFALHEILDNNNFVRLIVTIWAIWGARRKAIHENTYKSPHPTDGS, from the coding sequence ATGGCAGTTCTGGTGGGGCAGCAAGAATGGACGGAGGAAACCAAGCTGGGTGTCATGGGAAACTATGACAAGACCGAAACACATTGGGGCTTAGGCTTCCGTGACCTTGAGATCTTCAATTTAGCATTACTTAGGCAAGCATGGAGGTTGTTAACTGGCGATACTTCTTTGAGCGCCAGGATACTAAAAGTTGCATATTTTCCAAGTTGCTCTCTGTTTGATGTCGAGCTGGGGTCAAGGCCTTCACAGATATGGCGCTCGATTCTGGATGGCCGTGATATCCTACCGCAGGGAGTCATTAGGAGAACTGGAGATGGAAAAACCACGGAGATCTGGTCCCAGAATTGGATCCCAAGAGATAGTTTCAAGAGGCCCATCACTTCTTTGCTTCCGAACCCGCCGATGATGGTGGCCCATTTGATCGTTGCTTCTTCTGCATCATGGAAGGAGGACCTGGTTTGGGTGACTTTTACACACTTTGATGCCGAGGAGATTCTGCGGATTCCCTTGTGTACACGCATTGTCGATGATTTCTGGGCATGGCATGAGGAGAGCAGAGGAGGTTTCAGTGTAAGATTGCCATACAGAATGATATTAAGGACAAAGTTGAACCGGGAAGCCTGGCTAAATGAAGAGGAAGGACCGTCTagtgatcagcaagagcaaaacaAGTGGAGCAGAATTTGGCATATCAAGGTTCCCTCAAAGTTACGAATGTTTGTGTGGCGTCTGGCGAGACAGTCTATGCCAACTGGTGATCTTTTGAAGCATCGTAACATGGTGACGGAGGACACATGTCTTAGTTGTGGGGCTATGGACACGTGGAGACATGCTCTACTAACCTGCCCGATGTCGAGCAGCGTGTGGGCCTTAGCGCCGGAAGAGCTAGTGCAGCACCTGGTGGAGAGGCAGGAGATCAATCCGAAGGAGTGGCTGTTTGCGTTACATGAAATATTAGACAACAATAATTTTgtgaggctgattgttaccaTCTGGGCCATTTGGGGAGCACGAAGAAAGGCGATCCATGAGAATACTTACAAGTCGCCTCATCCTACTGATGGGTCATAA